The DNA window ATCTTCGTATTGAAGAAGATCGGCTTGAATCTGACAGCGCAGATGGAAGCTGATCTGAAGTACAAGAATATGAGCGGATCCCAGATATATTTCATGGTATACATCCTAAGACACCACCCTCAGGGAACCTATCTTACGGAATTGTGTCATGAAATGGGAGTGTCTAAATCCACTCTTTCTACACTGATCAAAAAATTAAGAAAAGAAGGGTATATTTCTTTTCGGGAGGATCCGGATGATATTCGCAAAAAGGAACTGCTTCCAACCCCGAAACTGATTGAGGAAGG is part of the Lachnospiraceae bacterium KGMB03038 genome and encodes:
- a CDS encoding winged helix-turn-helix transcriptional regulator → MTEEFRAEELIFVLKKIGLNLTAQMEADLKYKNMSGSQIYFMVYILRHHPQGTYLTELCHEMGVSKSTLSTLIKKLRKEGYISFREDPDDIRKKELLPTPKLIEEGNRFLSRAARMESEICGALDQAERVQLWKLAGKLLKYFSRTEQSYLNKDRRLPYSEKSFTAARSL